Genomic window (Lentimicrobium sp. L6):
GGCCTAAATGCTTTTGATTTTAAAAAAGGGGTCATAGGTGAATATAAGAAAGGGAAAACCAAAAGTTCATTGCTTTCTAATCATATTAGCCATTTGTATTTTGATTCATCAGAAAACCTTTGGGTTTCCCAGTGGTCTGGTTTAGGGCTTGATAAATTGAATATAAAAACAAATGAAGTACAGTCTTATACCATTAATAATGCCAGTACTTACACTGATTGGTATCATCAAGTACTAGAAGATCGGAAACAAAATATAGTAATGGCAGTGTGGGGAGGTTATGGTTTGTATGGAATTCAAAAGGATAAAAGTGAAATAGATGTTTTAGGAGCAGATTTGGTCGTTATCCCCAATGAAAAATATATAAGTACTATTAGTTTTGAGGAGGATTCTGTTACTTGGTTTGGTGGGATAAATGGGCAACTAGATGTGACGTTAAAGAGCAAAACTGAAATGATTCATCTTAAGAATCTTTTTCATAATGAAAAGCCTAGTTACCCAGGTTTGCAGAAGATGCAAGCTTATAATTATGTGAATATGAAAGTCCCCTATTTTGATACCATCACCAAAGTGCTGAGAGCTGATCGTCAGACATACTTTGCCAACCGGAAGGGCCTATTTGCATTTGATCATCAGTGTCTCAAATTCCATAAAGAATTCCCTAAGGAGATGCAAAACCAGTCTGTCTTAACCATGGCAAAAATTGATGAGTCAGTTTGGTTTTTATTGGAGCATACTTTGGCTGTTTACAACAGAAGAAGTGGTGAATGGAATTATATAGAAATGAATTTAAATGGGGGTGGACAGGCACAGTTGCTCATCACCTTAGATCGTATATGGATTTCTAGGGGAAAGAATTTATATCAGTTTAACCGAAGTTTCCAAAGAATAGACTCCTCTAGGTATTCCCATAGAATAGTAAGTTTACAAGAAATTGAGCATGATAAGATTGCTTTTGCTGTTGGAAGTAGTATTATAATAAAAGGTAAATCAGAGGGAAGAATAGAATTAACAGAAAAGATTCAGGCTTTCTTGTGGAAACCAGAAGGAATATTATGGTTAAGTAAACATATGCTTTGGCAAGCTAGATTAAATGATACAGGTCACACTCAGAATATTATGCTCATCAGCACTGTTAAGCCCAATACTGAATTATCTGCTTTAGTTTTTCATGAAATGATGCAAAAAGATCAATATTATTATTTACTAAGCAATAAGGGATATTTAATTTACGATGAGATAAATAAGAAAACCTTTTATAACAGGGAAAGGGAACTCTCATTTATGCGATATCCTGTACATCTATTAACAGCAATTTCAAAAGCGGATGATGGGGAATACTGGCTAGGAACCACATCTACTGGGATAGCAAAATGGGATGCTGAAAGTCATAGCTTAAAAAATTATGTTTCAAATGAGTTTATAGAGGATGCCTATTGGGGTGAAACTGTCAATTTTATTTTTACAGATAGCAAAGGTAGAAACTGGAGTGGAGCTACTGGCTTGAACCTCTATTCTGACTCATTAGATGGTTTTACTCATTATACTAAAAAAGATGGTTTGCCCTCCAATAATTTAAGAGGTATGGCTGAGGATAACCATGGCCAACTTTGGATAAGTACTGAAAAAGGCTTGAGCTGTTTTTCCATTCCAGAGCAAAGTTTCACAACCTATACACCAGCAAATGGTTTGCCCAGTATGGACTTAACTTCTGCTATTATTCAACTACAAGATGGAAGAATGGCATTTGGAACTCAAGATGGTTTTGCTGTTTTTCATCCTGATAGCTTAGAATCCAATCATTATATACCTCCTGTGGTTATTACCGAATTCAGAGTTCAAGATAATCAGGTTTTTAAAGACTTAAGTGAGTTGGATACCGTTATTATTAAACCTGATGAAAACCATATTTCTTTTAGATTTGCTTCATTAGATTATAACAGTCCTTCAGATAATAAGTATCAGTATAAATTAGAAGGTGTCGACGATACTTGGATTCAAACCAATTCTATAAACAGGGCTATTTCGTATTCTAACTTAGATCCAGGCACCTATGTGTTTAAGCTTAAAGGGTCTAATAATAATGGCATCTGGAACGAACATGGTAAAAGCATTACCGTACTCATATTGCCTCGTTTTTACCAACAATGGTGGTTTTATGCTTTAATTTCTTTATTGTTTATTTTTGTGATCGTGATGATTGTTATCTATCGAATTCGGGAGCTCAAACTTCAAAACAAAGCGGCATCCTTGGAACAAAGGTTTTTGCGTTCTCAAATGAATCCTCATTTTATATTTAACAGCTTAGGGGCTATTCAAAGTTTTATTTTCAAAAATGAACCCATAGAAGCGGCCACTTATTTGTCTAATTTTTCTGATTTGGTAAGGATGATATTAAATAACTCTCGGCAAGATTTAATTACATTGCATACTGAAGTGAAAACACTTAATCAGTATCTTGATCTTCAAAAGTTAAGGTTTGGCGAAAAATTTGATTATGAAATTGAAGCGGATGAAAACCTGGATTTAGAAGACATGTTAATTCCACCTATGTTGGCTCAGCCATTTATTGAAAACAGCATTGAGCACGGTTTTAAAGGAATGAAATCAAAGGGTTTGATTCAGGTAGGGTTCAGATTGATAGACAATAGAATTGTTCTGATATGTCAAGACAATGGAATAGGGATTAATGCGAGTATTAGAGAAAAAGAACAGAAAAATCGAAAATACAAGTCTTTGGCTACTAAAATTACTAAAGACAGAATAGCGGTGTTGAATAAAGTATATAAGTCCAATATTCAACTGGAAATTTCTGATTTAAAAGATATTGGAAATTATGGTCGAGGTACTCGAGTTGAGATTAAAATACCAATGAATCTAAAAATGGAATAGGAGGAGTCATGATAAAAGCACTGATTGTTGATGATGAAAAGAATGCTAGAGAATCAATTTCTCAATTATGTCAGATGAGTTTTAAGGAAGTTGAAATTGT
Coding sequences:
- a CDS encoding two-component regulator propeller domain-containing protein, with the protein product MKFKTLLFIMLCLWGLNQAQTQVVELNEDFQTKFDKLSAKDGLSDNRILDIIQDRYGFIWIATTDGLNRYDGYEFLVFKNIPTDSTSISSNLITSITEDIYGDLWIGTSFGLNRYDRTKDVFIHYFSDKKNHNGLQNDHIRKLLADEKGVLWIETVDGHLHQFNVRTEQIKHYKHQGISQEYYHYHTMLKENDSILWIGGRGLNVHRFNVNTKEFDVINANEYGGGFQKRANDVSFYFIDSKDQFWVCGLDGAYKFDRENKQFELFMRGSTFCIYEDKNQTLWFGKGNGITKYNPNTNEFIHVSANVNNPNALSNDHVNKIMEDMSGVVWVATNGGLSLYSPKNHNFTHYFHIPGEERSVSGRKVTALAEDKDGILWVGTDSEGLNAFDFKKGVIGEYKKGKTKSSLLSNHISHLYFDSSENLWVSQWSGLGLDKLNIKTNEVQSYTINNASTYTDWYHQVLEDRKQNIVMAVWGGYGLYGIQKDKSEIDVLGADLVVIPNEKYISTISFEEDSVTWFGGINGQLDVTLKSKTEMIHLKNLFHNEKPSYPGLQKMQAYNYVNMKVPYFDTITKVLRADRQTYFANRKGLFAFDHQCLKFHKEFPKEMQNQSVLTMAKIDESVWFLLEHTLAVYNRRSGEWNYIEMNLNGGGQAQLLITLDRIWISRGKNLYQFNRSFQRIDSSRYSHRIVSLQEIEHDKIAFAVGSSIIIKGKSEGRIELTEKIQAFLWKPEGILWLSKHMLWQARLNDTGHTQNIMLISTVKPNTELSALVFHEMMQKDQYYYLLSNKGYLIYDEINKKTFYNRERELSFMRYPVHLLTAISKADDGEYWLGTTSTGIAKWDAESHSLKNYVSNEFIEDAYWGETVNFIFTDSKGRNWSGATGLNLYSDSLDGFTHYTKKDGLPSNNLRGMAEDNHGQLWISTEKGLSCFSIPEQSFTTYTPANGLPSMDLTSAIIQLQDGRMAFGTQDGFAVFHPDSLESNHYIPPVVITEFRVQDNQVFKDLSELDTVIIKPDENHISFRFASLDYNSPSDNKYQYKLEGVDDTWIQTNSINRAISYSNLDPGTYVFKLKGSNNNGIWNEHGKSITVLILPRFYQQWWFYALISLLFIFVIVMIVIYRIRELKLQNKAASLEQRFLRSQMNPHFIFNSLGAIQSFIFKNEPIEAATYLSNFSDLVRMILNNSRQDLITLHTEVKTLNQYLDLQKLRFGEKFDYEIEADENLDLEDMLIPPMLAQPFIENSIEHGFKGMKSKGLIQVGFRLIDNRIVLICQDNGIGINASIREKEQKNRKYKSLATKITKDRIAVLNKVYKSNIQLEISDLKDIGNYGRGTRVEIKIPMNLKME